DNA sequence from the Candidatus Methylomirabilota bacterium genome:
TGGTCGCTCTCGCCGGGCAGGTAGGTGGTGCGCGGATTGACGTCCAGCACCGCCGCGCAGTCGGAGGGAATCGCGCTCAGCGTCGCCGGGATGATCTTGCGCGTCTCGTAGCCGAAGGACTCCAGGGCGCGCCGCAGCCGGCCCGCGCCGTGGAAGCGCATCTGCACCACCGCGGAGGCGCCCTCTCCGTGTCCGTGTCCCGCCGCGCCCTCGAAGTGGGTGTGGAACTCGAAGTTCTCCATCGGGTACTCGTTGTGGCCCTCGATGAAGCACACGGTGGTGACCCGGTCGCGGGTGACCCGGAGGATGCCGAGGGCGATCTGATTCTCGTCCGTGCTCATCACCTGGATCCGGCGGCCCGCGGTCTCGAGGACGGCCGCGTTGTAGATCCGGATCCCGTAGGTGTCGGCGACCGTCGGCTGCTTGTCGGGATCGACGGTGCGGACGTGCAGCCGGGGGTTGCGGCGCCCGAGGACCTCGACCATCTCCTTGGCGCGGAGCCCCTCCTGGTGCTGCGACTGGTAGAAGTAGGTGAGCGACACGTCCTGGCCGAGCCGATCCACCACGTCCTCCGCCTGCTTCGACGGCGTGAAGACGCCCTCGCGGGTGAGATCGAAGTGCTCGTCGTGCCGGACCAGCGCGACGTTGGCGAGCACGCCGGTGCCGAGCGTCGCGACCACGACGCCGATCGCGTAGGCGAGGGCCGCGGGGCGCCGGAGCCGTGGCTGCAGCGGCAGCCGCAGCCCGAGCGCGAAGAGGGCGAAGAGGGCGACGAGCCAGCCCGCGAACCACAGGAGAGTGAGGGGATCGACGCGGTCCATCGTGGTGCTATCGCCGGGCCAGCGCCCGCACGCTGAGGAAGAGCCCGGCGAGCACCACGGTCAGGAAGAATCCGACGTCGGAGAGGAACATCGCGCCGGTCGC
Encoded proteins:
- a CDS encoding Gldg family protein, which produces MDRVDPLTLLWFAGWLVALFALFALGLRLPLQPRLRRPAALAYAIGVVVATLGTGVLANVALVRHDEHFDLTREGVFTPSKQAEDVVDRLGQDVSLTYFYQSQHQEGLRAKEMVEVLGRRNPRLHVRTVDPDKQPTVADTYGIRIYNAAVLETAGRRIQVMSTDENQIALGILRVTRDRVTTVCFIEGHNEYPMENFEFHTHFEGAAGHGHGEGASAVVQMRFHGAGRLRRALESFGYETRKIIPATLSAIPSDCAAVLDVNPRTTYLPGESDQLTAYLAQGGSAVLMYDLGFVLEPRLAGALEQIGIVMSQNVVIDPLDHYSTDPEVVAVPVYERHPITRSIALTFFPGVRSITVLPPPAGVTSAPLFLSSPQSYAREVREVEERRPGRAGPAPAAGNPSAPGRRPLAVAVEGAWPGTPAAPRPFRLVVVGDGDFASNSFLPYMANSDLALAMVRWAVHEDQAPVVAIRMPVPPLVLLTKSQMQRIFLFIEVLLPLSVIVMGTAVWWRRR